One genomic window of Halictus rubicundus isolate RS-2024b chromosome 12, iyHalRubi1_principal, whole genome shotgun sequence includes the following:
- the LOC143359784 gene encoding putative serine hydrolase, which translates to MSTVNRNSACTENINGQKTRSVEEITVPVPWGHVSGRLWGSMDHQPILALHGWQDNCGTFDNLIPLLPDNVSVLCLDMPGHGLSSHYPKSQYYYLYWDGIILLRRIVQYFKWNKIKLLGHSLGGAIGFLYAASFPDDVDMLISIDIVGPTVRNAVKHVKETGLIVDKFLSYERHEDETVPSYNYNEALDVVENAYRGSVSKESAKVLMKRGVRSSCDAERYCFSRDPRLKIAALGVPGNLDVVLEYASRIKCAYLNIRALNGYKFDDPDAYKMTLDKIKMGSKKFEYHEVEGTHHVHLNNPEIVAPIISNFLST; encoded by the exons ATGAGTACTGTTAATAGAAACAGTGCTTGCACTGAGAATATAAATGGACAGAAAACACGTA GTGTGGAAGAAATTACAGTTCCTGTGCCATGGGGTCACGTAAGCG GTCGACTGTGGGGATCAATGGATCATCAACCAATATTGGCACTGCATGGTTGGCAGGACAACTGTGGGACTTTTGATAATTTGATTCCTTTGTTACCTGACAATGTATCTGTACTTTGTCTGGATATGCCTGGGCATGGTTTGTCTTCCCACTATCCAAAAAGTCAGTACTATTATCTTTACTGGGACGGAATAATACTACTCCGTAGAATTGTACAATACTTCAAATGGAACAAG ATAAAATTACTTGGACATTCCTTGGGAGGAGCAATAGGATTCTTATACGCTGCATCCTTTCCTGATGACGTGGACATGCTCATTAGCATAGACATAGTAGGTCCCACTGTAAGAAATGCAGTAAAACATGTAAAAGAGACTGGTCTTATAGTTGATAAGTTTTTATCTTATGAGAGACACGAGGATGAGACTGTTCCATCCTATAATTACAATGAGGCACTTGATGTAGTAGAGAATGCCTACCGTGGTTCTGTAAGCAAAGAAAGTGCAAAAGTATTAATGAAACGTGGTGTACGTTCTTCCTGTGACGCCGAGCGGTACTGCTTCTCACGGGACCCACGATTGAAG ATTGCTGCATTGGGCGTACCAGGAAACTTGGATGTAGTGCTTGAATATGCATCCCGAATAAAATGTGCTTACCTCAACATTCGCGCTTTGAACGGATACAAATTTGATGATCCAGACGCTTACAAGATGACCTTAGACAAAATAAAGATGGGCTCCAAAAAATTCGAATACCACGAAGTCGAAGGGACTCACCACGTTCACTTAAACAATCCCGAAATTGTTGCACCAATCATCAGCAACTTTCTAAGTACTTAA
- the LOC143359785 gene encoding uncharacterized protein LOC143359785 produces MMMTMQADGGHARKVSSEKLQREKHTEKILTPIFRINSEESLSRNRKFLKDLELAKARLRTYAAYTPTDRELDQRASEYRRHLHKQTRRSDFS; encoded by the exons ATGATGATGACGATGCAGGCTGATGGCGGTCATGCACGCAAGGTTTCTTCGGAGAAACTGCAACGCGAGAAACACACGGAAAAGATTCTGACGCCTATTTTTCGTATAAACTCGGAAGAATCCTTGTCACGTAATCGAAAATTCTTAAAG GATCTGGAACTCGCAAAAGCACGGTTGAGGACTTACGCAGCTTATACTCCAACGGATCGGGAATTGGATCAACGCGCGTCAGAGTATAGAAGACACCTCCATAAGCAAACCCGAAGGTCGGATTTTTCATAA
- the Gry gene encoding trafficking protein particle complex subunit 11 gry isoform X2 — MFELPTELTTKPLALIGLTGLDIANPVHRSIWDAFSNNRRLENSVIQFKLLSPTHVFPRVKPKRNLYEWYKPKGILKRNWMNKYLNEIPAVVVVFYDLDWNDPQWNDKKMECATKVQTLRNALEGRNTKIAVVLIQHCTQPPPGSEDALATERATAVCGACELPPKLLYILPHGNHLLGYTSRLENALFDLAQNFYHLEYKTVKGHRDQLDKTVHQHLFVRHHFKMAFLNELKQDQSLAKKHYEQAYNNLSEIKMKDTNAMEVKTVAWFVNYKLCKILFNLNIAKEAIAQFRHHTDRFKLMTGPKELIFEHHAWMCSQFSTFAELFDEAIRQGLPALQIQHPGYYFQLAAQHASLRQAACKELCQNIHSYPDPDPLVGEDKLEFYGQRPWRPEKLSAEPADSAKETIAIQSLQYKEKLVDHSKIIINLLGNAINQFKVYRCPRMRRVLVVQMAEEYYNSKDYGKVLTLLMHMLWEYHGERWPVLITNILKNALRAAYLSTSIQDYITLAFEALGPSTTFSEDYKAAVYNNIINILNKKPPNPEPNLPDDVKLPALEKWETELNKVEPIVFTIDDSNMSSFVEVKGRFLQPKYAVNSLVSVEVIVRNLYSGIVEFSKVLITIGSSGYSSELTITNAENCNLTFNAKEMKKLLYQFEAPQTTDESKIRITTISLYMGNCNVCCIVLRFSAAGRETNLLSRLYPEIQQLRGEFELIQPLVTAEIKQEESSLNISAESNSPALLGEWFPIQISVTANENLSSALLHVSLVSDGALEQSTELSLTMLNKQSVITIPIEDLEKNCSSNHTVYLRAHKIGDRNIHIKIEYSKSEEIKGTKELTYSLSVSKPFEVSTLFYTTLFEPMTKGFINEPFIIMPHISCVSPWPINIISTSIELGDSIARENADQSVSVLAGITLTEGETGTDSYCLIPKAGSEQPTSTGVYTIKWKRGNDENALETSSSVTLAPLWVEDAVIGLEAKLPAHGWVRTPLLISYFIKNHSDYMIKLRLIMEASDAFMFAGQKQVDIYILPKNERKVEWILRPLVAGFVQLPTLSLAVPSDEEYKVSKTRISEVIERSIPSHIYILPTTQTIEE; from the exons ATGTTTGAGTTACCAACAGAATTAACGACTAAGCCACTGGCTCTTATTGGTTTAACTGGCTTAGATATCGCAAATCCAGTCCATCGTTCTATCTGGGATGCATTTAGTAATAACAGAAGACTAGAAAATTCTGTGATTCAGTTTAAACTACTAAGTCCCACACATGTGTTCCCCAGAGTCAAACCCAAG CGTAATTTGTACGAATGGTACAAACCCAAAGGAATATTGAAGCGTAATTGGATGAATAAGTACCTCAATGAAATTCCAGCAGTAGTAGTTGTATTCTATGATTTAGATTGGAACGATCCACAATGGAACGATAAGAAAATGGAATGTGCTACCAAAGTACAAACACTTAG GAATGCTTTGGAAGGTAGAAACACAAAAATAGCTGTAGTACTCATACAACACTGTACCCAGCCTCCACCAGGTTCCGAAGATGCTTTGGCTACTGAGAGAGCTACGGCTGTTTGTGGGGCATGTGAGCTACCACCAAAATTATTGTACATTCTACCACATGGAAATCATTTATTAGGCTACACATCtag ATTGGAGAATGCATTGTTTGATCTAGCCCAAAATTTTTATCATCTTGAATATAAAACGGTCAAAGGACACAGAGATCAACTTGATAAAACTGTGCACCAACACCTATTTGTACGTCACCACTTCAAGATGGCATTCTTGAACGAACTCAAGCAAGATCAAAGTTTAGCAAAGAA GCACTACGAGCAAGCGTACAATAATTTgtctgaaataaaaatgaaagacaCGAATGCAATGGAAGTTAAAACTGTTGCTTGGTTTGTCAACTACAAattatgtaaaatattatttaatttaaatattgctaaAGAAGCCATAGCACAGTTTAGGCACCATACAGACAG ATTCAAGCTGATGACTGGTCCGAAGGAACTCATCTTTGAACACCATGCATGGATGTGCAGTCAGTTCTCTACATTTGCCGAGTTATTTGATGAAGCTATTCGACAGGGACTTCCAGCTCTTCAAATTCAGCACCCTgggtattattttcaattagcAGCTCAGCATGCAAGCTTGAGACAAGCTGCTTGTAAAGAACTATGTCAA AATATTCATAGTTATCCAGATCCAGATCCGCTGGTTGGAGAAGATAAATTGGAATTTTATGGACAACGGCCATGGCGTCCCGAAAAATTGAGTGCAGAACCTGCAGACTCAGCGAAAGAAACAATTGCCATACAGTCTTTGCAGTACaaagaaaaattagtagatcATTCT aaaataattattaacttgTTGGGAAATGCAATTAACCAATTCAAAGTGTACAGATGCCCAAGAATGAGAAGGGTACTAG TGGTACAAATGGCTGAAGAGTATTATAATTCGAAGGATTACGGAAAAGTACTCAC ATTGTTGATGCACATGTTGTGGGAATATCACGGGGAACGGTGGCCCGTCTTAATTACAAATATCTTAAAAAATGCGTTGAGAGCGGCGTATCTATCCACGAGTATTCAAGACTACATCACATTAGCATTTGAAGCATTGGGACCCTCCACCACATTCTCGGAAGATTACAAAGCAGCAGTGTACAACAACATCATAAATATACTTAAT AAGAAACCTCCGAATCCGGAACCGAACTTACCTGATGATGTGAAACTTCCAGCACTGGAGAAGTGGGAAACGGAGCTTAACAAAGTAGAACCAATTGTTTTCACAATTGATGATAGTAACATGAGTTCATTTGTAGAAGTTAAGGGGCGGTTTTTGCAACCGAAATATGCTGTTAATTCTTTAGTTAGCGTAGAAGTTATTGTCAG GAATTTGTACAGTGGTATCGTAGAATTTTCTAAAGTATTAATAACGATTGGTAGCTCCGGATACTCGTCAGAACTTACAATTACCAATGCTGAAAACTGTAATCTTACTTTCAATGCAAAAGAAATGAAGAAACTTCTGTATCAATTTGAGGCACCGCAAACTACCGATGAAAGCAAAATACGCATCACTACTATTTCATTATATATGGGCAACTGTAACGTTTGTTGTATTGTTTTGAGATTCTCCGCTGCTGGAAGGGAAACGAATTTGTTGAGTCGATTGTATCCCGAGATACAGCAGTTGCG AGGAGAATTTGAGCTGATACAACCACTAGTCACTGCAGAAATCAAACAAGAAGAATCTAGTCTGAATATAAGCGCAGAATCCAACAGTCCAGCGCTCTTAGGAGAATGGTTTCCTATTCAAATATCTGTTACTGCTAATGAAAATTTATCATCCGCATTGTTACACGTGTCGCTGGTATCGGATGGAGCACTTGAACAATCGA CTGAATTAAGTTTGACAATGCTCAACAAACAATCGGTAATAACAATACCAATCGAAGATCTGGAAAAGAATTGCAGTTCTAATCATACGGTATACTTAAGAGCACATAAAATTGGCGATAGAAATATCCATATAAAG ATTGAATATTCGAAGTCTGAGGAAATAAAGGGAACTAAAGAATTGACGTATTCGTTATCAGTCTCGAAACCGTTTGAAGTATCGACACTGTTTTATACAACATTGTTTGAACCGATGACAAAAGGTTTCATTAATGAACCTTTTATAATAATGCCGCACATCTCCTGTGTCTCTCCGTGGCCTATAAACATTATCAGTACTTCTATAGAGCTA GGTGATTCCATAGCGAGGGAGAACGCAGACCAATCGGTATCCGTTCTAGCCGGTATTACACTGACTGAGGGTGAAACGGGAACGGATTCGTACTGTTTGATACCAAAAGCTGGTAGTGAACAACctaccagtaccggagtataTACAATTAAGTGGAAACG TGGTAACGATGAGAATGCATTGGAAACTAGTAGCAGTGTAACTTTAGCACCTTTATGGGTCGAAGATGCAGTGATCGGTTTGGAAGCTAAACTACCTGCTCATGGATGGGTCCGAACTCCGTTGCTTATATCATACTTTATAAAAAATCATTCGGATTACATGATCAAATTACGGTTAATCATGGAAGCTAGTGACGCGTTCATGTTTGCTGGTCAAAAACAA GTGGACATTTATATACTTCCCAAGAATGAAAGAAAAGTTGAATGGATTCTTCGTCCTCTTGTGGCTGGTTTTGTGCAACTTCCAACATTGTCTTTAGCTGTTCCGTCAG ACGAAGAGTATAAAGTTAGTAAAACGCGCATTTCGGAAGTGATCGAACGGTCGATACCGAGTCACATATACATTTTG ccGACAACCCAAACCATAGAAGAATGA
- the LOC143359782 gene encoding protein pelota-like, whose translation MKLVAKVVDKEGGGRVALVPENTEDMWHAYNLISEGDFVSCSTFRKVQTESSTGSSNSYRVRTTLTICVENIDFDTQACVLRLKGRNVEENKYVKTGAYHTLDVEQNRKFTITKTYWDSISMERVDTACDPTQNADVAAVVMQEGIAHICLITSNMTIVRAKIDQIIPRKRKGNVSQHEKGLSRFYENVMQGILRHISFDIVKCVILASPGFVKDQFMDYMIEQAVKTDNKLILENKSKFLLVHSSSGFKHSLKEVLAEPAVVSRISDTKAASEVKALETFFTILQTDPCRAFYGKKHVQKACEAQAIETLLISDKLFRCQDVALRKEYVSLVESVKDCSGDVKIFSSLHVSGEQLEQVTGIAAILRFPMPELDDESDGEKDSEEDE comes from the exons ATGAAGCTCGTGGCAAAGGTTGTTGATAAAGAGGGAGGAGG GCGTGTAGCTCTCGTCCCAGAAAACACAGAAGACATGTGGCATGCATATAATCTCATTAGTGAAGGAGATTTTGTTAGTTGTTCTACGTTTAG GAAAGTGCAAACGGAATCATCGACTGGCAGTTCCAATAGCTATAGAGTTAGAACTACTCTTACGATATGCGTAGAAAACATTGATTTTGATACACAAGCCTGTGTTTTAAGACTGAAGGGTAGGAatgtagaagaaaataaatatgttaaG ACAGGAGCATATCACACATTGGATGTAGAACAAAATCGAAAATTCACGATCACAAAAACTTACTGGGATTCCATCTCTATGGAAAGAGTTGATACAGCATGTGATCCTACACAG AATGCAGATGTTGCAGCTGTTGTAATGCAGGAAGGAATAGCTCACATTTGCTTGATAACTTCCAACATGACGATAGTTCGGGCTAAAATAGATCAAATCATACCtagaaaaaggaaaggaaatgTTTCTCAACACGAAAAG gGTTTGTCTCGATTTTACGAAAATGTCATGCAAGGAATTTTGAGACACATAAGTTTTGATATCGTGAAATGCGTTATTCTTGCTAGTCCTGGGTTTGTAAAAGACCAATTCATGGATTATATGATAGAACAAGCTGTAAAAACGGACAACAAATTGATATTGGAAAACAAAAGTAAATTTTTGCTTGTCCATTCTAGCTCAGGATTCAAACACTCTTTAAAAG AAGTTTTAGCGGAGCCAGCCGTTGTTTCTCGAATCTCTGATACGAAAGCAGCAAGCGAGGTGAAAGctcttgaaacattttttacaatACTACAGACTGATCCTTGCAGAGCGTTTTATGGAAAGAAGCACGTGCAGAAAGCCTGCGAAGCACAAGCTATTGAAACATTACTCATTTCAGATAAATTATTTAG ATGTCAAGATGTTGCTCTGAGAAAAGAATACGTTTCGTTAGTGGAAAGTGTGAAAGACTGTAGTGGAGATGTAAAGATATTTTCGAGTTTACATGTATCCGGTGAAC AATTGGAACAAGTAACTGGAATAGCAGCAATACTTCGTTTTCCGATGCCAGAATTAGATGACGAAAGCGACGGCGAAAAAGATTCGGAGGAAGACGAATAA
- the Gry gene encoding trafficking protein particle complex subunit 11 gry isoform X1 — protein sequence MFELPTELTTKPLALIGLTGLDIANPVHRSIWDAFSNNRRLENSVIQFKLLSPTHVFPRVKPKRNLYEWYKPKGILKRNWMNKYLNEIPAVVVVFYDLDWNDPQWNDKKMECATKVQTLRNALEGRNTKIAVVLIQHCTQPPPGSEDALATERATAVCGACELPPKLLYILPHGNHLLGYTSRLENALFDLAQNFYHLEYKTVKGHRDQLDKTVHQHLFVRHHFKMAFLNELKQDQSLAKKHYEQAYNNLSEIKMKDTNAMEVKTVAWFVNYKLCKILFNLNIAKEAIAQFRHHTDRFKLMTGPKELIFEHHAWMCSQFSTFAELFDEAIRQGLPALQIQHPGYYFQLAAQHASLRQAACKELCQNIHSYPDPDPLVGEDKLEFYGQRPWRPEKLSAEPADSAKETIAIQSLQYKEKLVDHSKIIINLLGNAINQFKVYRCPRMRRVLVVQMAEEYYNSKDYGKVLTLLMHMLWEYHGERWPVLITNILKNALRAAYLSTSIQDYITLAFEALGPSTTFSEDYKAAVYNNIINILNKKPPNPEPNLPDDVKLPALEKWETELNKVEPIVFTIDDSNMSSFVEVKGRFLQPKYAVNSLVSVEVIVRNLYSGIVEFSKVLITIGSSGYSSELTITNAENCNLTFNAKEMKKLLYQFEAPQTTDESKIRITTISLYMGNCNVCCIVLRFSAAGRETNLLSRLYPEIQQLRRGEFELIQPLVTAEIKQEESSLNISAESNSPALLGEWFPIQISVTANENLSSALLHVSLVSDGALEQSTELSLTMLNKQSVITIPIEDLEKNCSSNHTVYLRAHKIGDRNIHIKIEYSKSEEIKGTKELTYSLSVSKPFEVSTLFYTTLFEPMTKGFINEPFIIMPHISCVSPWPINIISTSIELGDSIARENADQSVSVLAGITLTEGETGTDSYCLIPKAGSEQPTSTGVYTIKWKRGNDENALETSSSVTLAPLWVEDAVIGLEAKLPAHGWVRTPLLISYFIKNHSDYMIKLRLIMEASDAFMFAGQKQVDIYILPKNERKVEWILRPLVAGFVQLPTLSLAVPSDEEYKVSKTRISEVIERSIPSHIYILPTTQTIEE from the exons ATGTTTGAGTTACCAACAGAATTAACGACTAAGCCACTGGCTCTTATTGGTTTAACTGGCTTAGATATCGCAAATCCAGTCCATCGTTCTATCTGGGATGCATTTAGTAATAACAGAAGACTAGAAAATTCTGTGATTCAGTTTAAACTACTAAGTCCCACACATGTGTTCCCCAGAGTCAAACCCAAG CGTAATTTGTACGAATGGTACAAACCCAAAGGAATATTGAAGCGTAATTGGATGAATAAGTACCTCAATGAAATTCCAGCAGTAGTAGTTGTATTCTATGATTTAGATTGGAACGATCCACAATGGAACGATAAGAAAATGGAATGTGCTACCAAAGTACAAACACTTAG GAATGCTTTGGAAGGTAGAAACACAAAAATAGCTGTAGTACTCATACAACACTGTACCCAGCCTCCACCAGGTTCCGAAGATGCTTTGGCTACTGAGAGAGCTACGGCTGTTTGTGGGGCATGTGAGCTACCACCAAAATTATTGTACATTCTACCACATGGAAATCATTTATTAGGCTACACATCtag ATTGGAGAATGCATTGTTTGATCTAGCCCAAAATTTTTATCATCTTGAATATAAAACGGTCAAAGGACACAGAGATCAACTTGATAAAACTGTGCACCAACACCTATTTGTACGTCACCACTTCAAGATGGCATTCTTGAACGAACTCAAGCAAGATCAAAGTTTAGCAAAGAA GCACTACGAGCAAGCGTACAATAATTTgtctgaaataaaaatgaaagacaCGAATGCAATGGAAGTTAAAACTGTTGCTTGGTTTGTCAACTACAAattatgtaaaatattatttaatttaaatattgctaaAGAAGCCATAGCACAGTTTAGGCACCATACAGACAG ATTCAAGCTGATGACTGGTCCGAAGGAACTCATCTTTGAACACCATGCATGGATGTGCAGTCAGTTCTCTACATTTGCCGAGTTATTTGATGAAGCTATTCGACAGGGACTTCCAGCTCTTCAAATTCAGCACCCTgggtattattttcaattagcAGCTCAGCATGCAAGCTTGAGACAAGCTGCTTGTAAAGAACTATGTCAA AATATTCATAGTTATCCAGATCCAGATCCGCTGGTTGGAGAAGATAAATTGGAATTTTATGGACAACGGCCATGGCGTCCCGAAAAATTGAGTGCAGAACCTGCAGACTCAGCGAAAGAAACAATTGCCATACAGTCTTTGCAGTACaaagaaaaattagtagatcATTCT aaaataattattaacttgTTGGGAAATGCAATTAACCAATTCAAAGTGTACAGATGCCCAAGAATGAGAAGGGTACTAG TGGTACAAATGGCTGAAGAGTATTATAATTCGAAGGATTACGGAAAAGTACTCAC ATTGTTGATGCACATGTTGTGGGAATATCACGGGGAACGGTGGCCCGTCTTAATTACAAATATCTTAAAAAATGCGTTGAGAGCGGCGTATCTATCCACGAGTATTCAAGACTACATCACATTAGCATTTGAAGCATTGGGACCCTCCACCACATTCTCGGAAGATTACAAAGCAGCAGTGTACAACAACATCATAAATATACTTAAT AAGAAACCTCCGAATCCGGAACCGAACTTACCTGATGATGTGAAACTTCCAGCACTGGAGAAGTGGGAAACGGAGCTTAACAAAGTAGAACCAATTGTTTTCACAATTGATGATAGTAACATGAGTTCATTTGTAGAAGTTAAGGGGCGGTTTTTGCAACCGAAATATGCTGTTAATTCTTTAGTTAGCGTAGAAGTTATTGTCAG GAATTTGTACAGTGGTATCGTAGAATTTTCTAAAGTATTAATAACGATTGGTAGCTCCGGATACTCGTCAGAACTTACAATTACCAATGCTGAAAACTGTAATCTTACTTTCAATGCAAAAGAAATGAAGAAACTTCTGTATCAATTTGAGGCACCGCAAACTACCGATGAAAGCAAAATACGCATCACTACTATTTCATTATATATGGGCAACTGTAACGTTTGTTGTATTGTTTTGAGATTCTCCGCTGCTGGAAGGGAAACGAATTTGTTGAGTCGATTGTATCCCGAGATACAGCAGTTGCG CAGAGGAGAATTTGAGCTGATACAACCACTAGTCACTGCAGAAATCAAACAAGAAGAATCTAGTCTGAATATAAGCGCAGAATCCAACAGTCCAGCGCTCTTAGGAGAATGGTTTCCTATTCAAATATCTGTTACTGCTAATGAAAATTTATCATCCGCATTGTTACACGTGTCGCTGGTATCGGATGGAGCACTTGAACAATCGA CTGAATTAAGTTTGACAATGCTCAACAAACAATCGGTAATAACAATACCAATCGAAGATCTGGAAAAGAATTGCAGTTCTAATCATACGGTATACTTAAGAGCACATAAAATTGGCGATAGAAATATCCATATAAAG ATTGAATATTCGAAGTCTGAGGAAATAAAGGGAACTAAAGAATTGACGTATTCGTTATCAGTCTCGAAACCGTTTGAAGTATCGACACTGTTTTATACAACATTGTTTGAACCGATGACAAAAGGTTTCATTAATGAACCTTTTATAATAATGCCGCACATCTCCTGTGTCTCTCCGTGGCCTATAAACATTATCAGTACTTCTATAGAGCTA GGTGATTCCATAGCGAGGGAGAACGCAGACCAATCGGTATCCGTTCTAGCCGGTATTACACTGACTGAGGGTGAAACGGGAACGGATTCGTACTGTTTGATACCAAAAGCTGGTAGTGAACAACctaccagtaccggagtataTACAATTAAGTGGAAACG TGGTAACGATGAGAATGCATTGGAAACTAGTAGCAGTGTAACTTTAGCACCTTTATGGGTCGAAGATGCAGTGATCGGTTTGGAAGCTAAACTACCTGCTCATGGATGGGTCCGAACTCCGTTGCTTATATCATACTTTATAAAAAATCATTCGGATTACATGATCAAATTACGGTTAATCATGGAAGCTAGTGACGCGTTCATGTTTGCTGGTCAAAAACAA GTGGACATTTATATACTTCCCAAGAATGAAAGAAAAGTTGAATGGATTCTTCGTCCTCTTGTGGCTGGTTTTGTGCAACTTCCAACATTGTCTTTAGCTGTTCCGTCAG ACGAAGAGTATAAAGTTAGTAAAACGCGCATTTCGGAAGTGATCGAACGGTCGATACCGAGTCACATATACATTTTG ccGACAACCCAAACCATAGAAGAATGA
- the LOC143359783 gene encoding AH receptor-interacting protein-like has translation MEYNDYIVKTIVHVGTKAINFVPGTKVVFHFKTTKCDPEKTVIDDSRVMRRPMELVLGKKFKLEVWEVIVQKMALKEVACFRVHKSLVTTYPFVSKTLREVGKPPSEKQPHHCCGVTLQNEGIGYDDLNELIKYPQDLEFTIELTDVILPEDYEKEPWQMTEDEKLKSIPDIKEKGNVLFKEKNYEEACNVYATGIGMLEQLMLAVKPNEEEWLELNRLKIPLLLNYAQCKLMLKEFYAVIEHCTTILKHDPDNVKALYRRGKAHIGAWDKEEATKDLRRAAELDPALANVVEKELQAFSAVLKEKDLNDKKKLSKLFK, from the exons ATGGAATACAATGATTATATAGTAAAGACAATAGTTCATGTAGGAACAAAAGCAATTAATTTTGTACCTGGGACTAAA gttgttttccactttaaaacAACAAAATGTGACCCTGAGAAAACAGTCATTGATGACAGTAGAGTTATGCGGAGACCGATGGAGCTTGTTTTAGGGAAAAAATTCAAACTGGAAGTATGGGAAGTCATTGTACAAAAGATGGCATTAAAAGAAGTCGCATGCTTCAGAGTACATAAAAGT CTGGTCACAACATATCCTTTTGTATCTAAGACATTGAGGGAAGTTGGAAAGCCACCGTCAGAAAAACAACCGCACCATTGCTGCGGTGTGACTTTACAGAATGaaggaataggatacgatgattTAAATGAACTTATTAAATATCCTCAAGATTTGGAATTTACAATTG AACTTACAGATGTAATACTACCAGAAGATTATGAAAAGGAACCATGGCAAATGACAGAGGATGAGAAACTAAAAAGTATCCCAGATATAAAAGAGAAAGGGAACGTGTTATTCAAAGAGAAAAACTATGAGGAAGCTTGCAACGTGTATGCGACAGGAATTGGAATGTTGGAACAACTTATGCTTGC CGTGAAACCCAACGAAGAAGAATGGTTGGAATTAAACCGATTAAAAATTCCATTACTTTTGAATTATGCACAATGTAAATTGATGCTGAAagaattttatgcagttatagAACATTGCACTACAATCCTGAAACACGATCCAG ATAATGTGAAAGCCTTGTATAGGAGAGGGAAAGCACATATAGGAGCTTGGGACAAAGAAGAGGCTACCAAGGACTTACGAAGAGCTGCAGAGTTAGATCCTGCATTGGCAAATGTAGTTGAAAAAGAACTGCAAGCATTTTCGGCAGTTCTTAAGGAAAAAGATTTAAATGACAAGAAGAAGTTATCAAAACTATTTAAATAG